In Myripristis murdjan chromosome 2, fMyrMur1.1, whole genome shotgun sequence, a genomic segment contains:
- the LOC115374521 gene encoding uncharacterized protein LOC115374521: protein MNCAWSSHGLPGKSRERLHYGGGKTSESSKLPKESTVFSPQRLYKRSQSLNMFSTEQIKTETSKQIRGAEKQARDRRDRMEKHSIRNEDKEKHLVRKESLRKQPRNKGSDKDQTKHEGSKKCQSRPDGSLLPRYEGMKKHPIINDRTERSSVRKEETEHTQPASTTQLYEVKPAINRLIADDLLLKGRAKPEKNSKEKKLEFCDAEINVSAVSNQEAVKSDKLEMGHSYDNKNNRIQADLGGTPRVLQPECISETKRNKAEQKCEETVSPISRASSGQCIGKAHKTGLLPPRTAKDIILGHKGTASQQNLNEQKQKAHMVENEAPSSDKVVLIKRSFSVDLSSQNKDRIARHFTAKAGKESACSDIDVVPITAASCAQEQQSNKPCTLSSVKHVYDEAPRCGDTSRESLKNDQMDGKYRKATPENPPLRKGAEVVLKCRTSECPESPKSPENNMCGDNLGMIGCRGSSQSLQNIKVEDKRAKHITAMAKETILDDCGAVSNNRTFATQSVQKHQQKGVQNVADTLEKDIIFSNHDVFNSCVVSGGTNFENDVDLYMPLMEATSGMPERFKVHQMISRSDEEAEREVVQISQHQDRSQDSVLEHQECKDEKQMPKMSTVSSDLPDGDWNGLENIIHSMIRGFMESQDVATQIASRVIPKIAGSVHQWISDVEETKRNSLENVSDPMQSNPSCDATYNQQNIWSDISDASTDNPVDVKQTAGVEIVKDSAERNGPTPYQLREPVNFEQITVGHPMIANSATTQDYLALKSSSSDKEMLMRPLHVQDSCGSTSSVQQKVRDHQAMIDQETPNNIRAASSAMCEVKVKSTQVQMLGACSADFMQEFNVEKDDPLTRNDSDDLVFNESYFDEPLVTKTAKSRSDPGLMDALGNRKNDKGHSALQDQAALSYTITADARNSNKQVIPESPRNFPRSQSHQEMIQKGPKDTRLKLHKASKARSHSVGKSSEKVKKQLEMIANEIEVMIVPELTMTGFPVCGRQEGMEVDLMTDESPGLNNEAPEQETVASFVEMDSCEEANLLVENEAAEEEQPIAQEQKVEIPPVVAGVKKRSGLKRFSLDKDNTDCKIS, encoded by the coding sequence ATGAACTGTGCTTGGTCCTCCCATGGTCTTCCAGGGAAATCACGGGAGCGGCTGCATTATGGCGGGGGCAAGACATCAGAAAGCAGTAAACTTCCAAAGGAGAGCACTGTGTTTAGCCCACAGAGGTTATATAAACGGTCCCAATCACTGAACATGTTCTCCactgaacaaattaaaacagaaacatcaaaGCAAATAAGGGGAGCAGAGAAGCAGgcaagagacaggagagacagaatgGAAAAGCATTCAATCAGAAACGAGGACAAGGAAAAACATCTCGTCAGAAAGGAGAGCTTAAGAAAACAACCCAGAAACAAAGGAAGTGACAAGGATCAAACTAAACATGAAGGAAGTAAGAAATGTCAAAGCAGGCCTGATGGAAGTCTTCTGCCCAGATATGAAGGAATGAAAAAACACCCAATTAtaaatgacagaacagaacGATCCTCGGTCAGGAAAGAAGAAACTGAACACACCCAGCCAGCCTCCACCACCCAGCTTTACGAGGTGAAACCTGCAATCAACAGATTAATTGCCGATGACCTACTTTTGAAAGGCAGAGCCAAACCCGAGAAAAActcaaaagaaaagaagctTGAATTCTGTGACGCAGAAATTAATGTAAGTGCCGTATCAAATCAAGAAGCCGTCAAATCGGACAAATTGGAAATGGGACATTCAtatgacaacaaaaataacagaattcAAGCAGACTTGGGAGGAACTCCAAGAGTTTTGCAGCCTGAATGTATTAGTGAAACAAAGAGGAATAAAGCTGAACAAAAATGCGAGGAGACAGTCTCGCCTATTAGCAGAGCTTCTAGTGGACAATGCATTGGaaaagcacacaaaacagggcTTCTTCCTCCTAGGACTGCAAAGGACATTATCCTTGGCCATAAAGGAACAGCATCACAACAAAACCTAAatgaacaaaagcaaaaagcacACATGGTAGAAAATGAGGCGCCATCTTCTGACAAGGTAGTTTTGATAAAACGTTCATTCAGTGTCGATCTAAGTTCCCAGAATAAAGACAGAATTGCCAGGCACTTCACAGCAAAAGCGGGGAAAGAGAGTGCCTGCAGTGACATAGATGTGGTACCCATTACCGCAGCTTCATGTGCGCAAGAACAGCAAAGTAACAAGCCTTGTACACTGTCATCAGTGAAGCATGTCTACGACGAAGCACCAAGATGTGGGGACACAAGCAGAGAAAGTttgaaaaatgatcaaatggaTGGAAAGTATCGTAAAGCTACACCAGAGAATCCACCTCTCCGCAAAGGTGCAGAAGTTGTGCTTAAGTGCAGAACCTCCGAATGTCCAGAAAGTCCAAAAAGTCCAGAAAACAACATGTGCGGTGACAATTTGGGTATGATTGGCTGCAGAGGCTCCAGTCAAAGtcttcaaaatatcaaagtggAAGATAAAAGAGCAAAACATATCACAGCCATGGCAAAGGAGACAATTCTAGATGACTGTGGTGCTGTATCAAACAATAGGACATTTGCTACCCAAAGTGTCCAGAAGCATCAACAGAAAGGTGTGCAGAATGTTGCAGATACGCTGGAGAAAGATATTATCTTCAGTAACCatgatgtttttaattcttGTGTGGTGTCTGGTGGAACAAACTTTGAAAATGACGTTGACCTGTACATGCCGTTGATGGAGGCCACGTCAGGTATGCCTGAGCGATTCAAGGTCCACCAGATGATTTCTAGAAGTGATGAGGAAGCCGAGAGGGAAGTGGTCCAGATTTCACAGCACCAAGACAGAAGTCAAGACAGCGTACTCGAACATCAAGAATGTAAAGATGAAAAGCAGATGCCAAAGATGTCCACTGTCTCATCTGATCTCCCTGATGGCGATTGGAATGGTTTGGAAAATATTATTCATAGCATGATAAGAGGGTTTATGGAAAGTCAAGATGTTGCCACTCAAATAGCCTCAAGAGTAATTCCCAAAATTGCGGGATCCGTCCACCAGTGGATATCAGATGTGGAGGAGACGAAAAGGAACTCCCTAGAAAATGTGTCTGATCCAATGCAGAGCAATCCCTCATGTGATGCTACGTATAATCAACAGAATATATGGAGTGATATCAGTGATGCATCAACAGATAATCCAGTGGATGTTAAACAAACTGCAGGAGTTGAAATAGTTAAGGACTCAGCAGAAAGGAATGGACCCACACCATATCAGCTGAGAGAGCCTGTAAATTTTGAGCAGATTACTGTTGGACATCCAATGATAGCTAATTCTGCAACAACACAGGATTATTTGGCTCTCAAGAGCTCAAGTTCAGACAAGGAGATGTTGATGAGGCCTTTGCATGTCCAAGATTCATGTGGTTCCACTAGTTCAGTTCAGCAGAAGGTTAGAGATCATCAGGCGATGATTGACCAAGAAACGCCAAACAATATCCGGGCTGCCTCATCCGCTATGTGTGAGGTAAAGGTCAAGTCCACCCAGGTCCAAATGTTAGGGGCTTGTTCTGCTGACTTTATGCAGGAATTCAATGTTGAAAAAGACGACCCACTGACGAGGAATGATTCTGATGATCTTGTTTTCAATGAGTCTTACTTTGATGAACCGCTTGTGACCAAAACAGCTAAATCCAGGTCAGACCCTGGTTTGATGGATGCATTGGGTAATCGCAAGAATGATAAAGGACACAGTGCTCTTCAAGATCAGGCAGCATTGAGTTACACAATCACAGCAGATGCTCGTaattcaaacaaacaagtgaTCCCTGAATCACCTAGGAACTTTCCTAGAAGTCAAAGCCACCAGGAGATGATTCAAAAAGGTCCAAAGGACACACGACTTAAGCTGCATAAAGCGTCAAAGGCACGCTCTCACAGTGTTGGTAAAAGTTCAGAAAAGGTCAAAAAACAATTAGAGATGATTGCCAATGAGATCGAGGTGATGATTGTTCCAGAGTTGACTATGACGGGCTTCCCTGTTTGTGGAAGACAAGAAGGGATGGAGGTGGACCTGATGACAGACGAGTCTCCAGGACTAAATAACGAGGCCCCTGAACAAGAGACAGTGGCATCGTTTGTAGAAATGGACAGCTGTGAAGAAGCCAACCTTCTTGTTGAAAACGAGGCGGCAGAGGAAGAGCAACCAATAGCACAAGAGCAAAAAGTGGAAATCCCTCCCGTGGTGGCCGGCGTAAAAAAACGCAGTGGACTTAAAAGATTCAGTTTGGACAAAGACAACACTGACTGCAAGATTTCTTAg